The nucleotide sequence CGCCACGGCGACGCCGGACGTCCGCTGGCCGTCATCGAGGAAGACCTCTTCCAGCTCCAGCGAGTCGCCCGAGGGCTTCAGCCGCAGCACCTGCGCGGGAGCGCGCGTCGCGCCACTCACGTCCTTCGCGTGGGCGGCGAAGTCGAGCAGCTTCGGGTGTGTGGCGATCCACAGGTGTCCCAGGGCATCCACCTCGATGTTGTCCGGGCCGGTGCCCAGCGGGAGCGTCCGCCGCGCCGTCAGCGCACCCGAGGCCACGTCGCGTGTATACACGGACAGGGAGCGCCCGATGGACTGCGCCAGATACACCGTCAGGCCATCCGCGGAGCGATTGATGCCATTGGCATAGGCCGTGTCACGGATGACCTCACGGAAGCCCGTGCCGTCGAAATACACCACGTTGCCCAGGGCGAGCTGCAGGTAGTCCTCCACCATCCGCGCGGCGCCGGGTGCCAGGCCATGGTCGTTCGTGACGTAGAAGCGCTCGGCGTCCACCGCGACCAGGTCATTGGGCGACACCAGGGCCGCGTCCCTCAGCGTCCGGCGGTGGACGAGCATTCCATCCACGCCGACCTCGAACCGCTCTATCTGGTGTGAGCCAGCTTCCGTGTGGTTGATGACGAACAGGGTCTGCGTGCCGTCCGGGGCCACGAACAGGCTGAAGCCGTGCGGGTGGAAGTCGCGTGAGAAGGCGCCCGTCAGGAGCACGGGGGGCGTGGCGCCGGTGGGGTCATACCGGTAGATGCCGCCCGGCACGGGGCGCCCGGCCTGGGTGGCGCGCCGGTCATCCGAGGAGACGTAGGCGTAGCCGAGGGTGGGGTGGAAGGTGATGTCCTCGGCGCCGGGCATGCCGGGCACCGGGGTGCAGCGGCCGGCATGGTGGGGCGTGAGCTGCTTGAACTGCCCTGCGTCCGAGAGCGTCTTCAGGACGAACCCGGCCAGGACCACCGTGAGCACACCCAACCCGAGAAGGAGTTTCTTCTTCATGGGGGGGAGCCTAGCGCTTCGGCAGGCCCGGTTCCGTGCGCTCACGCGCCTTGATGGTGAAACGGGGCGGGAGCCCCGGCCCCTGTCTCCGAGGGATTCGAGGCTCGGGCGCTCAGGCCGGACGTTCGATGTGGCCGTCGGCGTGCCGCGCGAAGCGTCCCTCTTCCCGGGCGTGGACCGGGTCGTCGCTCGGCCAGGGCCAGCCGCCGAAGCCCGTGCGCTGGTACTCGGCGAAGGCCTGCTGGATCTCCTGCCGCGAGTTCATCACGAACGGGCCGTACTGCACGACGGGCTCGTTGATGGGCCGGCCCTGCAGGAGCAGCAGCTCCGCCACGTCCGCGCCGTTCTCCAGCTCCACGTCCAGCTCGGCGCGCAGCTCGAGGCCGTGCGACGGAGGAATCGCGCGGCCGGCCACGCGCAGGCCAGAGCCCTGGAAGAAGTACAACATGCGGTTGCTGCCGCGAGCGGCGGCCGGCAGCGTCCACCGGGCGCCGGGGGCCAGCTTGAGCGTCCAGATGGCCACGTCCGCGTCGGCGCGAGAGGCCCAGGACTTCGGCGGAGACGGCGGCGCCTTCACGTCCCCGAGCCGGCCGGCGACCACGGTGACCTCGGTGGTCCGCCCCGCCTCGTCGCGCGCGACGTGCTTCGGGATGACGTGGTTCCAGAGCATGGAGAAGTGCGGCGCCACGAGCTTGTCCTCGCGCGGCAGGTTGAGCCAGATCTGGAACAGCTCCACCGGGTTCGGCTTGTCGGAGTGGAGCAGCGGGAACATCTCCGAGTGCAGCACCCCGGCGCCCGCGGTGAGCCACTGCACGTCACCGCCGCCGAAGCGCGCCGCCGCGCCCAGCGAGTCGGAGTGGTCCAGCAGCCCGCTGCGCACGATGGTCACCGTCTCGAAGCCCCGGTGCGGGTGCTGCGGGAAGCCGGGGACGACGGTGCCGTGGTACATGTTCCAGCCGTCCCGCCCGGCGAAGTCCTGCCCGAGCTGGCGGCCCGACAGCGACGCGGACGGCCCCATCCGCGCGTTGCCCGCCGGGTACTTGTCGTCGTGGTGGACGCAGAAGAGGAAGGGATCCGGCGTCGGCCACTGCATCCCGAGCGGGGTGAGACCGATGATTGCGCCTGGCTGCTCGCTGCCCTGCTGACCCATCTTCTGCTCCTTCGACTTCTCGGTGCCTCGCGAGCAGGCCGTGGCCGTCGTGGCCCCCGCCGCCGCGAGCAACTTCAGCGCTGCTCTCCGGCTCACTCCGCTCAAGCTCCACCTCGTGTGTGATGCCGCCCGGAGCGACTAATCCCAGGCCGCCCAGTGTGCATGCCTTTCGGGGTCCCCCGCCAGCCAGGAGCGCGCCTCCTGGAGGACATCCATCCGCCCCATTGGCTGGACCAGGGGACGCGGAGGCGCGAATCGGTGTACAAACTGGAGTATGCGTCCATTCACTCCGGGTGTGCGCAGTGCGAAGTCGACCTCCGCGTCCAGGCGGACCTCCCAGGCGTCCCGCGAGTCGCGGCGCGACGCCGTCCCGGGCACCGCGGGCGGCGACCGCGCGCCCGGAGCCCACCTCTCCGTCGACTTCGGTCGGCTTCCGCTCACGGCTTCATCGGCCGCGCCCCCACCGCCAGGCGCCGGCTCCCTGATGAAGCAGCCGGGTGCGGCGGCGCGCCGGCCCGGTGAGAGCAGGGAGGCCGGCCCGTCGACCCGCGACGCCGTGCTCCAGCGCAAATGCGAGACGTGCGACGACGAGGAGCCGCTCAAGCTCCAGCGGAAGCCGAGCACTGGCGGAGGGGTGGGCGCCATCCCTCCGGTGGTCGGCGAGGTGCTGCGCTCCGGCGGCCGCCCGCTCGACTCCGCCCTGCGGGCCGACTTCGAGCCGCTCTTCCGGCACGACTTCAGCCGCGTGCGCGTACACGCCGATGGAGGCGCGGACACCTCGGCACGCGCGGTGGATGCCCGCGCCTACACGGTGGGGCGCGACATCGTCTTCAGGGCGGGCCAGTACGCTCCCCACACCCCGAGCGGGCGCCAGCTCCTGGCCCATGAGCTCACGCATGTCGTCCAGCAGTCCGGCGGGGGCAGCGCCGTGCCCGGTGGCGTGGTCGACGCACACCACGCCTCGGAGCGCGAAGCCGACCGGATGGAGGCCCAGGTCGCGGCGGGGACCCCCGGCCGCCTCGCAGCCGCGGCTCCGGCCTGGCGCCCATCCACCGGTGGCGCGGCGGGCGCCCTGCAGCGCAAGCCCGGGCTCGGCGTGCAGGTCCCGGAGGTCCAGGACCCGGCCAAGGTGCCCGAGCTGGAGACCCGGTATGACTATCAGTGGCAGGACCCCAACCTGCTCGAGACGGTGTACGGCACCTCGAAGACGGAGGGGAACGAGCGCCTGAACAGCTTGCGGCAATTCCTCTTCATCCAGAAGGAGGCGGCGCTGCATCACCGCTACTCGGTGACAGGGGATGACCTCACCAACGAGAAGGCGCGGGAGATTGCCGCCGCCGAGGCCACCCAGGTCCGGGAGCAGCTCACCAGGACGCAGGCGGCCATCAAGGACAAGAAGGCGCAGCTCGCCTCCACGGACGCGCAGCTCCGGCAGACGGCGCTGGAGCTGAAGGCGGCGCAGGCCCACAAGCGGGACACCCTGAGGAAGGACCGCCGGGCCCAGGAGCTCATGGCCACCCGGGCCTCCGCCCGCACGGAGCTGGAGCGCCACGACAAGAGCCTCGCCATGGCGGACCAGAACCTGGCCTGGGTCGAGAAGACGAAGGCGACCCTGGGAGAGAAGAAGTACCAGGAGCAGCTCCGGTTCTGGGAGGGCAAGAAGCAGCAGGCCAGCGAGAGGAAGGGCGCGGCGGAAGGGAAGGTGGCCGGCACCCAGGCCGAGTATGACCTGCTCATCGGGCCGCTCGACGAGCCCATCGAGCGGCTCGGCAGGCAGCAGGCGGAGCTGCAGACGACGAGCAAGGTCCTGAAGAAGGAGCTCAAGGACGCGGAGGCGGAGAGCAAGGTCTTGAGCGCCGAGCTCCAGAACATCGCGAAGGTCACCGCGGGGAACGCCGGTGCCATCCTCAAGTGGAAGCTCCAGCACTACACGCGGCAGCTCAAGGACATGAGCCACGAGCAGCTGCTGCGGGAAATCCAGACGCTGTTCGACAAGGACGACGGCACGCGCTACCCGGAGTGGGTCCGCTACGCCGTCATCCACCTGTCGGGCATGCGGTACGCCAGCGCCCACGGCAGCTGGTACAGCCCGCAGCGCCTGCTGCAGCTGCTGAAGACGTCGGAGCTGGAGGCGGCCTCGCCCGAGACGCGCCGGGGCATGGTGGCCCGAGGGCAGGCGCTCCTGGAGGCCCACCCGGACAGGAAGGGGCTGGAGCTGACGGGCGCGGAGAAGAAGACCCTGGCCGGCTCGGAGGGCGACGCGGTGACCCGGAAGCTCGCGGGCGCGGACGTGCAGGCGTACGCCGAGGTTCAACGCATCGAGGCGCGGTTGCAGTCGCTCTTCCTGGAGCTCCAGCACCTCGGTGCGAACCCGCCGGAGGCGGAGCGTGTCAGGCAGGCCATCGCGAAGGAGGACGCGAGCCTCGCCTCGGAAGAGGCGAAGCTGACGCCGAAGGGGCTGAAGCAGGTCCGCGGGGCGCGCGCGAGCCGCCAGGCGGTGCTGTTCGCCATCTACGAGCGCAACGCCAGGGCGAAGCTCGGCGTGCTCAATGACAAGCAGGCCCTCTCGCTGCTCAAGCAGATGAAGGATGCCGGGCAGATTCCCGACGCCGTGTGGAAGGAGCTCACCGCCTTCACCCAGCTCCGGCTGGAGACCGCGGACCCCACCTGGGAGGACGCCACGAAGAGCAAGGGCCTGAAGGACGTGGTGGGCGCCACGCCCCAGGAGCAGGCGCAGCTGGACGCGTGGCGGAAGGTCCTCAGCAAGGAGGCCTTCTACAAGGACTCCACGGGCTGGCGCGCCCAGCACGGCAAGACGCTCTCACCATCGCTGACGTCCAGCCTCGTGTGCGACCAGCTCGGCTCCTACCTGCAGAACGTGCGGGGCCATGTCCGGCCGGGTGGACTGAGGGCCAACGCGATGTACTACCAGTCGCAGCAGGACCAGCGGGTGCCGGGGGCCTTCCTCAAGCGCCCGACCAGCGCGGCGGACCTCCCGCCGGGCGCCAGCATCTACTGGCTCCAGTGGTCCGACCTGCCCATGGAGCAGGAGTACATGAAGCACTACAAGGCCTCCAAGCAGCTGGAAGCCCAGGTGGAGGCCCTCAGGAAGAGCAAGCCGCAGTCCGACAAGCTCAAGCAGCTCGAGCTCCAGCTGGCGAGCGCGAAGAAGGCGCTCCAGGGCATGCGGGCCTTCAAGCCCGAGGCCGGCAAGCTTCCGGACATCTCCAACATGGTCTCACCGATGGGCGCCGCCGGCGGGGCCCTGCGCTTCGAGGACATCGCCACCGGCCCGCTCGGCGCCGCCGGAGACCCGAACCGGAACCCCTGGACCTACAAGACCCAGGTCCAGCTCATCGGCAAGCACAGTGTCACCACCATCATGCGCGCCATGCCGAACCCCTACGACTGCGCCAATGGCAAGTGCACCGTCGAGTTCTCGACCACGCCCAATCCCCAGGTGGTCAAGCAGTGGCTGACCTTCATGCACGAGGCGACGGTCATGTACTCCGACAAGGACCTGACCGTCACCTTCGACACCGCGACCCAGTTCGCGGGCCAGGACGTGGCGGCCATGGGGGCGCGCAAGCGGCTCACCTCCGAGCTGATCGACAATCCGAAGGTCCTGGTGGGCTTTGCTCCGGGCTCGCAGCCCAAGGTCCCCGTCGGCCCGTACCTGAAAGACTACCTGGACAAGCTGGGCAAGAAGTCGGGCCAGTCCAAGTAGTGTCCCGAGGACGCTCATGACGACCCAGGGACCCCCGAGGCAGAACACCTGGACCGAGCGCGTCGCGCTGGTCCGCCGGAATCACGACATGGAGTCCCGCCTCACGGCGCCCGTCAGCGAGCGGATGCTCGACCTGGCCCGGCTCCGGCCCGGGGTGAGGGTGCTCGATGTGGCCTCGGGCATGGGCGAGCCGGCCCTGCGCGCCGCGCAGCGGGTGGGACCCTCCGGCTTCGTGCTGGGCACGGACCTGGTGGACGGCATGCTGGAGGCCGCGCGGGAGCAGGCGCGCGCCCTGGGCCTTGCGAACGTCGAGTTCCGCGCCGCGGATGCGGAGACGCTCGAGGTGCCGGAGCAGTCGTTCGATGCGTCCACCGTGCGCTGGGGGCTGATGTACATGCCGCGGCCCGAGCGTGCGCTCGAGCGGATATGGCGGGCGCTTCGTCCCTCGGGGCTGCTGGTGTGCTCAACCTGGGCGGGGCCGGAGCAGGTGGAGTACGCGTCGCTGCCGCGCAGGACCCTGGCCCGCTTCCGTGCGCTGCCTCCCATCGAGCCCGACGCCCCGAGCGTGTTCCGCTTCTCCGACCCCGAGCACCTGCGCGCCGTGTTGCAGCGCTGCGGCTTTGCCATGGAGCACG is from Pyxidicoccus xibeiensis and encodes:
- a CDS encoding eCIS core domain-containing protein; the encoded protein is MKQPGAAARRPGESREAGPSTRDAVLQRKCETCDDEEPLKLQRKPSTGGGVGAIPPVVGEVLRSGGRPLDSALRADFEPLFRHDFSRVRVHADGGADTSARAVDARAYTVGRDIVFRAGQYAPHTPSGRQLLAHELTHVVQQSGGGSAVPGGVVDAHHASEREADRMEAQVAAGTPGRLAAAAPAWRPSTGGAAGALQRKPGLGVQVPEVQDPAKVPELETRYDYQWQDPNLLETVYGTSKTEGNERLNSLRQFLFIQKEAALHHRYSVTGDDLTNEKAREIAAAEATQVREQLTRTQAAIKDKKAQLASTDAQLRQTALELKAAQAHKRDTLRKDRRAQELMATRASARTELERHDKSLAMADQNLAWVEKTKATLGEKKYQEQLRFWEGKKQQASERKGAAEGKVAGTQAEYDLLIGPLDEPIERLGRQQAELQTTSKVLKKELKDAEAESKVLSAELQNIAKVTAGNAGAILKWKLQHYTRQLKDMSHEQLLREIQTLFDKDDGTRYPEWVRYAVIHLSGMRYASAHGSWYSPQRLLQLLKTSELEAASPETRRGMVARGQALLEAHPDRKGLELTGAEKKTLAGSEGDAVTRKLAGADVQAYAEVQRIEARLQSLFLELQHLGANPPEAERVRQAIAKEDASLASEEAKLTPKGLKQVRGARASRQAVLFAIYERNARAKLGVLNDKQALSLLKQMKDAGQIPDAVWKELTAFTQLRLETADPTWEDATKSKGLKDVVGATPQEQAQLDAWRKVLSKEAFYKDSTGWRAQHGKTLSPSLTSSLVCDQLGSYLQNVRGHVRPGGLRANAMYYQSQQDQRVPGAFLKRPTSAADLPPGASIYWLQWSDLPMEQEYMKHYKASKQLEAQVEALRKSKPQSDKLKQLELQLASAKKALQGMRAFKPEAGKLPDISNMVSPMGAAGGALRFEDIATGPLGAAGDPNRNPWTYKTQVQLIGKHSVTTIMRAMPNPYDCANGKCTVEFSTTPNPQVVKQWLTFMHEATVMYSDKDLTVTFDTATQFAGQDVAAMGARKRLTSELIDNPKVLVGFAPGSQPKVPVGPYLKDYLDKLGKKSGQSK
- a CDS encoding class I SAM-dependent methyltransferase, translated to MTTQGPPRQNTWTERVALVRRNHDMESRLTAPVSERMLDLARLRPGVRVLDVASGMGEPALRAAQRVGPSGFVLGTDLVDGMLEAAREQARALGLANVEFRAADAETLEVPEQSFDASTVRWGLMYMPRPERALERIWRALRPSGLLVCSTWAGPEQVEYASLPRRTLARFRALPPIEPDAPSVFRFSDPEHLRAVLQRCGFAMEHVEAMRVPVMEAADAAGVVRWIRDFAGAMAELPLESQPAWEEEVARECEPYRTGDKVQLGGVTWLVVARKTDPGPSRQD
- a CDS encoding SMP-30/gluconolactonase/LRE family protein, coding for MKKKLLLGLGVLTVVLAGFVLKTLSDAGQFKQLTPHHAGRCTPVPGMPGAEDITFHPTLGYAYVSSDDRRATQAGRPVPGGIYRYDPTGATPPVLLTGAFSRDFHPHGFSLFVAPDGTQTLFVINHTEAGSHQIERFEVGVDGMLVHRRTLRDAALVSPNDLVAVDAERFYVTNDHGLAPGAARMVEDYLQLALGNVVYFDGTGFREVIRDTAYANGINRSADGLTVYLAQSIGRSLSVYTRDVASGALTARRTLPLGTGPDNIEVDALGHLWIATHPKLLDFAAHAKDVSGATRAPAQVLRLKPSGDSLELEEVFLDDGQRTSGVAVAAVSGNRMLLGPVYEETLLHCESP
- a CDS encoding pirin family protein, with translation MQWPTPDPFLFCVHHDDKYPAGNARMGPSASLSGRQLGQDFAGRDGWNMYHGTVVPGFPQHPHRGFETVTIVRSGLLDHSDSLGAAARFGGGDVQWLTAGAGVLHSEMFPLLHSDKPNPVELFQIWLNLPREDKLVAPHFSMLWNHVIPKHVARDEAGRTTEVTVVAGRLGDVKAPPSPPKSWASRADADVAIWTLKLAPGARWTLPAAARGSNRMLYFFQGSGLRVAGRAIPPSHGLELRAELDVELENGADVAELLLLQGRPINEPVVQYGPFVMNSRQEIQQAFAEYQRTGFGGWPWPSDDPVHAREEGRFARHADGHIERPA